The Nymphaea colorata isolate Beijing-Zhang1983 chromosome 7, ASM883128v2, whole genome shotgun sequence DNA window CGAACTCTATGGCAAGGTCTGTGAACCCCTGTTTTCAACCAGTTTTCGCAAGCCACTCTGTGGCCGGTTTATTGTTTTCCCTTGAAGGCACTGCATGTTACATGCTTTGACTACAGATTCTGATTCAGTGGCATTTTCAATGTATAAGTATAACTGATCAAGATTAACCAACAACAAACATCGTAAGTGGTTTTTCTGAAAGAACACCAGTTTATTTTGTAGAACTGGAATTACCATGGAGAGTCAAATATTCGGATCAGACCTTGCTATGGATTTTCATGGTTTGCCAATGAAACTAACTCCAGTTCCATCATACTGGTGCCTTTGTTACTTGTGAATGGGGTCATAGCCCTAGAGTTGGTCTGACTAACTGAACAAGATCAGCTAGTCATGATATTATCCGATTGTGCTTAACCTGTGGGCAGAAAAGgaatcaatttgatttttttttttgcttatattttggATATAGAACTCTTCATTCCTTTCTCTGATATATTtttccatctccctctctctctcttccatgtTTTTATCTTGGCACTGGTTGAGGTTTGTCTTTTACTCCATTCTTTCTCGGACATTTATGCAAATGTAACAGAATGCCggatttcaattttgaaaattttgatgtgttgtttttatttttcctttaattttttaaggtAATAAAAGTTTTGACCTTAATGCCTTGTTTTCATTTCCTTGATGTTAGGCTATCTAGAAATTTTAACCAAACAATTTCTCCCTCGTTATGTAGGACCTATCACCTTGACAAAGCGGAAACTGTTGGCAGCATCAATTTGATCaacattttttgccttttcccATATGCTGTATAGTATTAGTGTATACTCATGTGGACCATAGCAATTCTTTCACCCATAACAATAAGTGTTTTCTCATTTGATCCAAATCATTGGCATCAtcctagatttttttttttcagtgacGTCAGTTCAATGTCATATTATTTATGATGTGATTTCTAGTTTTTGTTGTTCACCCGCTTTAAGTACCCGATTTTGTCAATTTGCTTTGCTGATGTAATCTGGTGGTGTTTTTTTGGTTTCAGATTGAAAATGCATCATGTTCAGGCATCGATTTTAAAGTATGTGAGGCTTAGGAATTGGTCTCATGCTCAGTGTCTTATCAAGAACAGCGGGCCATTGATTACATCAGTGAGACATATGTGTGGGCCAACAATCCCACTGTCAGACAATCTCATGTCTCGTGTACTTGGTCTGGTCAAGAAGTTCGACAAGATTGATGCAGCGAAGGTAGATTCCATGTCTTGAACCATCTAACAATAAATACTTATTTTTCATGATCATGTTAACTTGCACTATTTCATGCTTTCAATGCTCATAGAGTTTCTGGATAGTGAAATGCAAGAGGGCTGTTCAAAGCACTCTGAAAGCAATGTTGAACCAAAGTACTTAAATTGTATCATGAACCCTAGAATGCTAAAAGAGTATCTTTCATGATTCTAGATAATCTGATTCATTTCACGTGTAGTTTACTATCATATATTAAACTGtaatttatattttgattttgaaatgtGCTCTCAAATTAATTTTCCTACTTGAGGATATAGAtgattttgattgaaaatatcTTGCCCTGATTGTGCGACTGCTTGTTGTGTTTCATAAATTATTTCAGTTTGCTGCTTGTCCATGACAACAATAATAATGTTAGGCATGTGACGGGCTATGTAGCACGGACACTTTCCGGTGGGTGTCACACTGCCTGCATTTGGGTGTTGGGGCTGCCTCAACTCACCAATTTGACCATGTCAAGTGCACTCAACTATATGTATGCACATGGACTCCAGCTTGGTGCTGTTAAATGAGTGATAGATTCTTTAGTAGAATTTCAAACCTTTGTTTTGATATTGATATTAAATGatgccacacacacacacacacacacacacacattatatatatatatatggagagagaaagCTGCATACCTGCACCTGGGTTTTCCAAAGCTGCTGCATTTCTCTCTCCACATCCACATCCATATAGAGCTGGTTAAAGGCAAGATTGTTTTTTGTCATATCACATAAGTTATCTGGGCAATTTGACCCATGGAGTTATCTGATGCTTTTTGAACTTGTGAACTGCAAATCCTGAGGTTTGGCTTTATTGGCTGCATTATGAAATGGTTACTTTTTTCCAACTTTGGGAGGATCTGAACTTTTTGGCCGGATTTCTGATTGCAGTCCTTGATGTTGCTCCTGCTAGTATAGTCATCCTTTAAAGCAAGTTGCAGAACTTACTGAAAATATTTAATGACTTCATGTCCCCAGGTTGGTTTACGTTTGCTACTTTGAACTAGAAATTTGTTGACTATGATGTTCGTGTTCGTAGTCATAGACTTTCTTGACCTCATTATGTTGGTTTAAGTACGTGGTTCTGGTGTTATTCTTGGGAAATGCCTGGTCTTCGTTGTTTATGCAGCTTTCAATTGGTTTTCCTCTTTATAGGTGACAGAGACTGCTGATTTTCAGAAGGATCTGTGCCTGGATAGTCTGGATAGAGTGGATCTGGTCATGGCATTTGAAGCTGAGTTCAACATCGAAATACCAGATGAGAAAGCAGACAAGCTCACCTGCTGTGCAGATGTTGCCAAATATATACTTAGTGAGAGTAACTATAAGATCCCAGAAGAATCGTGACTGGCATTTGTGAGTTCCCTTGTTTGATAAACTCTATGAATCTGTATTACAGTCTCACACAAAACACACACCAAAACAACATTTGTTTAGAGTCAACACCAA harbors:
- the LOC116257781 gene encoding acyl carrier protein 3, mitochondrial, with amino-acid sequence MHHVQASILKYVRLRNWSHAQCLIKNSGPLITSVRHMCGPTIPLSDNLMSRVLGLVKKFDKIDAAKVTETADFQKDLCLDSLDRVDLVMAFEAEFNIEIPDEKADKLTCCADVAKYILSESNYKIPEES